A genomic region of Streptomyces sp. NBC_00247 contains the following coding sequences:
- a CDS encoding discoidin domain-containing protein: protein MNVTRAAPGGRSLTALLASLACTVALGTVAALTGGGAGSAAAAEAPVLSPFAVAGRGAQVPFTELEAENAATSGSLIGPDRTYTTLPSEASGRRAVRLDAPGEYVEFTLTKPANAVTVRYSVPDNAAGTGITAPVALGLDGTKLKDLDFTSKYGWFYGSYPFTNTPGSQPHHFYDETRTLFGRTLAAGSKVRITLPSTSATPWAVVDLADFEQVAAPVTRPSGSLSVTDYGADASGGADSTSAFQQAVDAGKAQGKEVWIPQGTFKLTDHVVVDQVTLRGAGPWYSVLGGRHPTDRSRAAGIYGKYVSGGGYGGGVRPYEAGGPSRNVTLKDFAIIGDITERVDEDQVNAIGGAMSDSVVDGVWLQHTKVGAWMDGPMDNFHIRNSRILDQTADGVNFHWGVTHSSVENTFLRNLGDDGLAMWSDTRADTANAFTGNTVVAPILANHIAIYGGKDISVTDNVLAESLTNGGALHVGNRFPGVSPGQGTDVQGTFTLARNTTIRAGNTDYGWPFPIGAVWFDARNSPIDKATINVTDTDILDSSYAAVHFVSGTTKNVNFTNVNIVGTGTFALQFNDPAQLSLTNVRATDIGFTDAVYSCLGSSLALTQGTGNSGWNAKLPATYCGPWPTANYDHGTGTSPTPTPTPTPTPTPTPTPTPTPTPTGPTPDPGRNLALGRPVTATGYADVYNPAKAVDGDANSYWESVNRSFPQSLTVDLGAATGVGRVVLRLPSSWEARTQTLAVLGSSDGSAFTTLTASKEYRFDPASGNTVTVTLPAGSTPRHLRVTGTANTAWPAVQASELEAYRS, encoded by the coding sequence ATGAACGTGACACGAGCCGCACCCGGTGGACGGTCCCTGACCGCGCTGCTGGCCTCACTCGCCTGCACCGTGGCCCTGGGTACGGTCGCCGCCCTCACCGGGGGCGGCGCCGGCTCCGCGGCGGCGGCCGAGGCGCCCGTACTCTCACCGTTCGCGGTGGCGGGGCGCGGGGCCCAGGTGCCGTTCACCGAACTGGAAGCGGAGAACGCCGCGACCAGCGGATCGCTGATCGGCCCCGACCGCACGTACACCACCCTTCCCTCCGAGGCCTCGGGCCGGCGCGCCGTACGGCTCGACGCCCCGGGCGAGTACGTCGAGTTCACCCTGACCAAGCCGGCCAACGCCGTGACGGTGCGCTACTCCGTGCCGGACAACGCGGCGGGTACGGGCATCACCGCGCCGGTCGCGCTCGGTCTGGACGGGACCAAGCTCAAGGACCTCGACTTCACGTCCAAGTACGGCTGGTTCTACGGTTCGTACCCGTTCACCAACACCCCGGGCAGCCAGCCGCACCACTTCTACGACGAGACCAGGACCCTCTTCGGCAGGACCCTCGCCGCCGGTTCGAAGGTGCGGATCACCCTGCCCTCGACCTCCGCCACCCCGTGGGCCGTGGTGGACCTGGCCGACTTCGAGCAGGTCGCGGCACCGGTGACCCGGCCGTCCGGGTCACTCTCGGTCACCGACTACGGAGCCGACGCGAGCGGCGGCGCGGACTCGACCTCGGCGTTCCAGCAGGCGGTCGACGCGGGGAAGGCCCAGGGCAAGGAGGTGTGGATCCCGCAGGGCACCTTCAAGCTGACCGACCACGTGGTGGTCGACCAGGTCACGCTGCGCGGCGCCGGGCCCTGGTACAGCGTGCTGGGCGGCCGTCACCCCACCGACCGGAGCCGGGCGGCGGGGATCTACGGCAAGTACGTCTCCGGCGGCGGGTACGGCGGCGGGGTCCGCCCGTACGAGGCCGGCGGGCCGAGCCGGAACGTCACCCTCAAGGACTTCGCGATCATCGGGGACATCACCGAGCGGGTCGACGAGGACCAGGTCAACGCGATCGGCGGCGCGATGAGCGACTCCGTCGTGGACGGTGTGTGGCTCCAGCACACCAAGGTCGGCGCCTGGATGGACGGGCCGATGGACAACTTCCACATCCGGAACAGCCGCATCCTGGACCAGACCGCGGACGGGGTGAACTTCCACTGGGGCGTCACCCACTCGTCCGTGGAGAACACCTTCCTGCGCAACCTCGGTGACGACGGCCTCGCGATGTGGTCCGACACCAGGGCCGACACCGCCAACGCCTTCACCGGGAACACCGTGGTGGCCCCGATCCTCGCCAACCACATAGCGATCTACGGCGGCAAGGACATCTCCGTCACCGACAACGTCCTCGCCGAGAGCCTCACCAACGGCGGCGCCCTGCACGTGGGCAATCGCTTCCCCGGTGTCTCCCCCGGCCAGGGCACGGACGTCCAGGGCACCTTCACGCTGGCCCGCAACACCACCATCCGGGCGGGCAACACCGACTACGGGTGGCCGTTCCCGATCGGCGCGGTCTGGTTCGACGCCCGTAACAGCCCGATCGACAAGGCGACGATCAACGTCACCGACACGGACATCCTGGACAGTTCCTACGCCGCCGTCCACTTCGTCTCGGGGACGACGAAGAACGTCAACTTCACCAACGTGAACATCGTCGGCACCGGTACCTTCGCCCTCCAGTTCAACGACCCGGCGCAACTGTCGCTGACCAACGTGCGCGCCACCGACATCGGGTTCACCGACGCCGTCTACAGCTGCCTCGGCTCCTCTCTGGCGCTGACCCAGGGCACCGGCAACTCCGGCTGGAACGCCAAGCTCCCGGCGACCTACTGCGGGCCGTGGCCCACCGCGAACTACGACCACGGCACCGGCACCTCGCCGACGCCCACCCCGACCCCGACGCCCACTCCGACTCCGACGCCCACCCCGACGCCCACTCCGACGCCCACCGGTCCGACCCCCGACCCCGGCCGGAACCTCGCCCTGGGCCGGCCCGTCACCGCGACCGGGTACGCGGACGTCTACAACCCGGCGAAGGCCGTCGACGGTGACGCCAACTCGTACTGGGAGAGCGTCAACCGGTCCTTCCCGCAGTCACTGACCGTGGACCTGGGGGCGGCGACCGGGGTGGGCCGGGTCGTGCTCAGGCTGCCGTCGTCCTGGGAGGCACGCACCCAGACCCTGGCGGTCCTCGGCAGCTCCGACGGCTCCGCCTTCACCACGCTGACCGCGTCGAAGGAGTACCGCTTCGACCCGGCCTCCGGCAACACGGTGACCGTGACCCTGCCGGCCGGTTCCACCCCCCGCCACCTGCGGGTCACCGGTACCGCCAACACGGCCTGGCCCGCCGTCCAGGCCTCGGAACTGGAGGCTTACCGCTCCTGA
- a CDS encoding YbhB/YbcL family Raf kinase inhibitor-like protein encodes MTLLGRLLSNRRAGETHLAWNLPGLQGPSSLTLTSDDFGPDGFLPQVHCAKHVGGQDLSPHLTWSGLPAGTAQLLLVVEDVDVPMAKPAVHCLALIDPATGELPPGSLAAKRPGPGVRVLRSTVGRGYHGPAPVKGHGPHRYVFQLFALAAPVDRGPGAMPVDRARPRTLLPLLTPPVLGRARLTGVYER; translated from the coding sequence ATGACGCTGCTGGGCCGGCTCCTGAGCAACCGCCGGGCCGGCGAGACCCACCTGGCCTGGAACCTTCCCGGCCTCCAGGGCCCGTCCTCACTGACCCTCACCAGCGACGACTTCGGTCCCGACGGCTTCCTGCCGCAGGTCCACTGCGCGAAGCACGTCGGCGGCCAGGACCTCTCCCCGCACCTGACCTGGAGCGGGCTCCCGGCCGGTACCGCACAGCTTCTCCTGGTCGTCGAGGACGTCGACGTACCCATGGCCAAGCCCGCGGTGCACTGCCTGGCGCTGATCGACCCGGCGACCGGAGAGCTCCCGCCCGGCTCCCTGGCGGCGAAACGGCCCGGCCCCGGGGTGCGGGTGCTGCGATCCACCGTCGGGCGGGGCTACCACGGCCCCGCGCCCGTCAAGGGCCACGGGCCGCACCGGTACGTCTTCCAGCTCTTCGCGCTCGCGGCTCCCGTCGACCGCGGCCCCGGCGCGATGCCTGTGGACCGGGCCCGGCCCCGTACCCTGCTGCCCCTCCTCACCCCGCCGGTCCTCGGCCGCGCCCGGCTGACCGGGGTCTACGAACGCTGA
- a CDS encoding MarR family winged helix-turn-helix transcriptional regulator: MDEDLAPEGVAAALLASIGVLVRRVRHVPVDGGLAMPERAALALLDRSGPTTSSALAREAQITAQAMGATLAALRARGLVERRPDPEDGRRAVLTMTAAGHKALEDKRNARTDLLTRALTGGAFTPAELDRLAAVAPLLDRLARTVRPAGSGTPEPGTPDSDRSGTPDTARTGPGDRPTRTGETPQ; this comes from the coding sequence ATGGACGAAGATCTGGCTCCGGAGGGAGTCGCCGCGGCTCTCCTGGCGAGCATCGGTGTGCTGGTGCGGCGGGTACGCCATGTACCGGTGGACGGCGGACTCGCGATGCCCGAACGGGCCGCCCTGGCACTCCTGGACCGCTCGGGCCCGACCACCTCCTCCGCGCTGGCCCGGGAAGCGCAGATCACCGCGCAGGCCATGGGGGCGACGCTCGCCGCGTTGCGTGCCCGTGGACTGGTCGAGCGCCGCCCGGACCCGGAGGACGGCAGGCGGGCGGTGCTGACGATGACCGCCGCGGGACACAAGGCGCTGGAGGACAAGCGCAACGCCCGGACCGATCTCCTCACCCGGGCCCTGACCGGTGGCGCGTTCACCCCGGCAGAGCTGGACCGACTCGCTGCCGTGGCGCCACTGCTGGACCGGCTGGCCCGCACCGTCCGACCCGCCGGGTCCGGAACGCCCGAGCCCGGTACGCCCGATTCGGACCGGTCCGGAACGCCCGACACCGCCCGGACCGGTCCCGGAGACCGGCCGACCCGCACAGGAGAGACACCCCAGTGA
- a CDS encoding glycosyl hydrolase, which yields MQASLVRPAAAVALAVALAAVGLGPAATPAAAATITAGAGSYTDTRPAGTSGPTTNTGAPVTPKLTEAAKNKPVPTNDWWTSLAYQRYGDNPYSTPMYGHPLTYQATSGGLEVGYPTTPSIVGDGRQYEYAHKADLTLGLSGLNSPDTKADDWSDWTVTPYWSDGTRTLRTTIGHGLPFVYAKGSGGNASITTASAPTVFADNGNVLGITVAGHHYALFSPTGTDWTVSGSSITAPLGGKDYFSLAVLPSTDALATFRKYAFSFVTGSTVSWSSTGGTVRATYSLTTEAKEGTERGTLQALYRHQWLHTTDTLTGYTYVSPRGTMKVREGTSFATSQKSSGVVPALPAVSGVDTARLTAYLNEVANASDPFSGATDTYWTGKALGRLAQLVPVADQIGQTGIRDKMLGLLKSRLQEWFTAGGASEFSYDKDWKTLIGYPASYGSDTELNDHHFHYSYYVYAAAIVAQYDQAWAADSAWGTMVKNLIRDTANPSRTDSAFPFLRGFDVYAGHSWASGHQGFAAGNNQESSSESTNLSAALVLWGSATGDTSLRDLGSYLLTTESEAIEQYWFDTDQQVFPSSFGHDTVGMVWGSGAAYSTWWTANPEEIHGINTLPITGGSLYLGRDKATVKRNLAEMERENGGPAVEWRDLLWEFEALADPASAKAKWDAGNAGYTPEQGESKAHTYQWITTLNSLGAPDMSISGDIPTSAVFTRNGVNTYVAHNYGTAARTVTFTNGATLSVPARSTATGTGTGGGTTDPDPGTDPGTGTSTGNTFRLKSGGTLTTATDGAAGTDTIASADGVNRDGTPYKPTAYQITNVNGTLSSGASTTFRLRVDAGTTVGLAPQVRVSYDLTGDGTFDRTETYRYFASDPVAGWEEYTQAVGTRATTGTLGNLTGGTVRLEIWNALGSSTSQVQTGTDAAVLKIPYV from the coding sequence ATGCAAGCCTCCCTCGTGAGACCCGCTGCCGCGGTGGCTCTGGCCGTCGCCCTGGCCGCGGTGGGCCTGGGTCCGGCCGCGACCCCGGCGGCCGCGGCCACGATCACCGCGGGCGCCGGCAGCTACACCGACACCCGCCCGGCCGGTACCTCCGGACCGACCACCAACACCGGCGCACCGGTCACCCCCAAACTGACCGAGGCCGCCAAGAACAAGCCGGTGCCCACCAACGACTGGTGGACCTCGCTCGCCTACCAGCGTTACGGCGACAACCCGTACTCCACGCCGATGTACGGCCACCCGCTCACCTACCAGGCCACCTCCGGCGGGCTGGAGGTCGGCTACCCGACCACGCCCTCGATCGTCGGGGACGGCCGCCAGTACGAGTACGCCCACAAGGCCGACCTGACGCTCGGTCTCAGCGGCCTCAACTCGCCCGACACGAAGGCCGACGACTGGTCCGACTGGACCGTCACCCCCTACTGGTCGGACGGCACCCGCACGCTGCGCACGACCATCGGGCACGGCCTGCCGTTCGTGTACGCCAAGGGCTCCGGTGGCAACGCCAGCATCACCACGGCGAGTGCCCCCACCGTCTTCGCGGACAACGGCAACGTCCTCGGCATCACCGTCGCCGGGCACCACTACGCGCTGTTCTCGCCGACCGGCACCGACTGGACGGTCTCGGGGTCCAGCATCACCGCCCCCCTCGGCGGCAAGGACTACTTCTCGCTCGCCGTGCTGCCGTCCACCGACGCGCTCGCGACGTTCCGGAAGTACGCCTTCAGCTTCGTCACCGGCTCCACGGTCTCCTGGTCCTCCACCGGGGGCACGGTCCGGGCGACGTACAGCCTCACCACGGAGGCGAAGGAGGGCACCGAGCGCGGGACGCTCCAGGCGCTCTACCGCCACCAGTGGCTGCACACCACCGACACGCTCACGGGCTACACCTACGTGTCCCCGCGCGGCACCATGAAGGTGCGGGAAGGAACCTCCTTCGCCACGAGCCAGAAGAGCTCCGGTGTGGTGCCGGCCCTTCCGGCCGTCAGCGGCGTCGACACGGCCCGGCTGACCGCCTACCTCAACGAGGTGGCGAACGCCTCCGACCCGTTCTCCGGAGCCACCGACACCTACTGGACCGGTAAGGCACTCGGCCGCTTGGCCCAACTGGTGCCCGTGGCGGACCAGATCGGCCAGACCGGCATCCGGGACAAGATGCTGGGGCTGCTGAAGAGCCGGCTCCAGGAGTGGTTCACGGCCGGTGGCGCGAGCGAGTTCAGCTACGACAAGGACTGGAAGACCCTCATCGGGTACCCCGCCTCCTACGGCAGCGACACCGAGCTGAACGACCATCACTTCCATTACAGCTACTACGTGTACGCGGCGGCGATCGTCGCCCAGTACGACCAGGCCTGGGCCGCCGACTCGGCCTGGGGCACCATGGTCAAGAACCTGATCCGCGACACGGCCAACCCGAGCCGCACGGACAGCGCGTTCCCCTTCCTCCGCGGCTTCGACGTGTACGCGGGCCACAGCTGGGCCTCCGGACACCAGGGCTTCGCGGCGGGCAACAACCAGGAGTCCTCCTCCGAGTCGACCAACCTGAGCGCCGCGCTCGTCCTGTGGGGCTCCGCGACCGGCGACACCTCGCTGCGCGACCTCGGCAGCTACCTGCTGACCACCGAGTCGGAAGCGATCGAGCAGTACTGGTTCGACACCGACCAGCAGGTCTTCCCGAGCTCCTTCGGCCACGACACGGTCGGCATGGTCTGGGGAAGCGGCGCCGCGTACTCCACCTGGTGGACCGCGAACCCCGAGGAGATCCACGGCATCAACACCCTGCCGATCACGGGTGGTTCGCTCTACCTGGGCCGTGACAAGGCCACCGTCAAGCGGAATCTCGCCGAGATGGAGCGGGAGAACGGCGGCCCGGCCGTCGAATGGCGCGACCTGCTCTGGGAGTTCGAGGCGCTGGCCGACCCGGCGTCCGCGAAGGCCAAATGGGACGCGGGCAACGCCGGATACACCCCGGAACAGGGTGAGTCCAAGGCGCACACGTACCAGTGGATCACCACCCTGAACAGCCTCGGCGCCCCCGACATGAGCATCAGCGGGGACATCCCGACCTCCGCCGTCTTCACCAGGAACGGCGTCAACACCTACGTGGCCCACAACTACGGCACCGCCGCCCGCACGGTCACCTTCACCAACGGCGCGACCCTCTCCGTACCGGCCCGCTCCACGGCCACCGGCACTGGAACCGGCGGCGGCACCACCGACCCGGACCCGGGCACGGACCCCGGCACGGGCACGTCCACCGGGAACACCTTCCGGCTGAAGTCCGGCGGCACCCTCACCACCGCCACGGACGGCGCCGCGGGGACCGACACGATCGCCTCGGCGGACGGCGTCAACCGGGACGGCACTCCGTACAAGCCGACGGCCTACCAGATCACCAACGTCAACGGCACCCTCTCCTCCGGCGCCTCCACCACGTTCCGCCTCCGGGTCGACGCGGGCACCACGGTCGGACTCGCGCCGCAGGTCAGGGTCAGTTACGACCTCACCGGCGACGGCACCTTCGACCGGACCGAGACCTACCGCTACTTCGCGAGCGACCCGGTCGCCGGGTGGGAGGAGTACACGCAGGCCGTGGGCACACGGGCGACCACCGGCACCCTGGGCAACCTCACGGGCGGGACCGTCCGCCTGGAGATCTGGAACGCCCTGGGGAGCAGCACCTCCCAGGTGCAGACCGGCACGGACGCGGCGGTCCTGAAGATCCCGTACGTCTGA